One Euphorbia lathyris chromosome 1, ddEupLath1.1, whole genome shotgun sequence DNA segment encodes these proteins:
- the LOC136216638 gene encoding putative two-component response regulator ARR21 isoform X3, with protein MANNKGKAVAINEVESCASSVDKEGFGRKRVRDEQQGVVFLPAKKPKVVWTDLLHFRFLQAVIYLGLENAVPKKILQLMNVSGLTRGNVASHLQKYRMFLKMVANSSWLSHEALERKFKSSFATGYNSLLMKQNYPLFPRKPLSTFKQERKENFSIAKSFSNNPGLDASTNNYALQFRHGQSGLSSGYTNSQRPVFSDKSLFHQPNQSRCGIKMQPNNAKNGFPAPPKSLYQQQNDLVGSNFGNQYFHSGNYANSASANNMGLTTRTNFNPNSTYSGMRVNSNSLLGTDLNVGYGSMNWTNNTGIENANNALTGNYVPNQGGFSSDPAFGSSLDLGGSSSSSGRFGTSNQPPVLPFTAGNNKGGLQNDFGFNLINDVASTSDIEHLVFGSTNSTTPFQQEGALNIKSPYQPELNSTEFLNVDFSNSCTIANKSLWNGQCSQQVAQNANFGSDGNSTNGYFSSFDQPQRSSNEAPMDLEPNHMHQEIGTFVENQL; from the exons ATGGCAAATAACAAAG GTAAAGCAGTGGCTATCAATGAAGTGGAGAGCTGTGCATCTTCTGTGGATAAAGAGGGTTTTGGAAGAAAAAGAGTAAGAGATGAACAACAGGGTGTTGTTTTCCTTCCAGCCAAGAAGCCCAAGGTGGTTTGGACTGATTTACTTCATTTTCGCTTCTTGCAAGCAGTAATCTATCTCGGGTTAGAAA ATGCTGTACCTAAAAAGATTCTTCAGTTAATGAATGTTTCAGGCTTGACCAGAGGAAATGTTGCTAGTCACTTACAG aaataCAGAATGTTTCTTAAGATGGTAGCAAACAGTTCATGGTTATCACATGAAGCGTTGGAAAGGAAATTTAAGTCATCATTTGCAACGGGCTATAATTCGTTGCTAATGAAACAAAATTACCCCCTATTCCCTAGAAAGCCATTGAGCACGTTCAAACAAGAACGTAAAGAAAATTTCTCGATTGCAAAAAGCTTCTCTAATAATCCTGGTCTTGATGCTTCTACTAACAATTATGCACTACAGTTCCGACATGGACAATCCGGTTTATCAAGTGGTTACACCAATTCTCAGCGTCCTGTGTTTAGCGACAAAAGCCTTTTTCACCAACCCAATCAATCAAG ATGCGGGATTAAAATGCAACCGAACAATGCTAAGAATGGCTTCCCAGCTCCTCCAAAGTCATTGTATCAGCAGCAGAATGACCTAGTTGGATCGAACTTTGGCAATCAATATTTCCATTCTGGAAATTATGCTAATTCAGCAAGTGCAAACAATATGGGATTAACTACCCGGACTAATTTCAATCCCAATAGTACTTATTCTGGAATGAGGGTGAATAGCAACAGCTTGCTCGGAACTGATTTGAATGTTGGTTATGGTTCGATGAATTGGACTAACAACACTGGAATTGAAAATGCAAACAATGCACTTACTGGCAACTATGTGCCTAATCAAGGAGGCTTTTCTTCGGATCCTGCATTTGGTAGCTCCTTGGATCTAGGAGGATCTTCTTCGTCTTCTGGTAGATTTGGTACTAGCAACCAACCTCCTGTGTTGCCATTCACCGCTGGGAATAATAAGGGTGGTCTTCAAAATGATTTTGGTTTTAACCTTATAAATGATGTTGCTAGTACTTCTGATATTGAACATCTAGTCTTTGGCTCCACCAACTCTACAACTCCTTTCCAG CAGGAAGGTGCATTGAACATCAAGAGCCCGTATCAACCCGAATTAAACTCTACAGAATTTCTAAATGTTGATTTTTCTAACTCGTGCACTATTGCGAACAAATCTCTTTGGAATGGCCAATGCTCCCAACAG GTTGCCCAAAATGCCAATTTTGGCAGTGATGGAAATTCTACAAATGGGTATTTCTCAAGTTTTGATCAG ccCCAACGCAGTTCCAATGAAGCACCTATGGATTTAGAGCCTAACCACATGCATCAAGAAATAGGAACATTTGTTGAGAATCAG TTGTGA
- the LOC136216638 gene encoding putative two-component response regulator ARR21 isoform X1: MANNKGKAVAINEVESCASSVDKEGFGRKRVRDEQQGVVFLPAKKPKVVWTDLLHFRFLQAVIYLGLENAVPKKILQLMNVSGLTRGNVASHLQKYRMFLKMVANSSWLSHEALERKFKSSFATGYNSLLMKQNYPLFPRKPLSTFKQERKENFSIAKSFSNNPGLDASTNNYALQFRHGQSGLSSGYTNSQRPVFSDKSLFHQPNQSRCGIKMQPNNAKNGFPAPPKSLYQQQNDLVGSNFGNQYFHSGNYANSASANNMGLTTRTNFNPNSTYSGMRVNSNSLLGTDLNVGYGSMNWTNNTGIENANNALTGNYVPNQGGFSSDPAFGSSLDLGGSSSSSGRFGTSNQPPVLPFTAGNNKGGLQNDFGFNLINDVASTSDIEHLVFGSTNSTTPFQQEGALNIKSPYQPELNSTEFLNVDFSNSCTIANKSLWNGQCSQQVAQNANFGSDGNSTNGYFSSFDQPQRSSNEAPMDLEPNHMHQEIGTFVENQEWGEGLLNMVLGNNTLT, encoded by the exons ATGGCAAATAACAAAG GTAAAGCAGTGGCTATCAATGAAGTGGAGAGCTGTGCATCTTCTGTGGATAAAGAGGGTTTTGGAAGAAAAAGAGTAAGAGATGAACAACAGGGTGTTGTTTTCCTTCCAGCCAAGAAGCCCAAGGTGGTTTGGACTGATTTACTTCATTTTCGCTTCTTGCAAGCAGTAATCTATCTCGGGTTAGAAA ATGCTGTACCTAAAAAGATTCTTCAGTTAATGAATGTTTCAGGCTTGACCAGAGGAAATGTTGCTAGTCACTTACAG aaataCAGAATGTTTCTTAAGATGGTAGCAAACAGTTCATGGTTATCACATGAAGCGTTGGAAAGGAAATTTAAGTCATCATTTGCAACGGGCTATAATTCGTTGCTAATGAAACAAAATTACCCCCTATTCCCTAGAAAGCCATTGAGCACGTTCAAACAAGAACGTAAAGAAAATTTCTCGATTGCAAAAAGCTTCTCTAATAATCCTGGTCTTGATGCTTCTACTAACAATTATGCACTACAGTTCCGACATGGACAATCCGGTTTATCAAGTGGTTACACCAATTCTCAGCGTCCTGTGTTTAGCGACAAAAGCCTTTTTCACCAACCCAATCAATCAAG ATGCGGGATTAAAATGCAACCGAACAATGCTAAGAATGGCTTCCCAGCTCCTCCAAAGTCATTGTATCAGCAGCAGAATGACCTAGTTGGATCGAACTTTGGCAATCAATATTTCCATTCTGGAAATTATGCTAATTCAGCAAGTGCAAACAATATGGGATTAACTACCCGGACTAATTTCAATCCCAATAGTACTTATTCTGGAATGAGGGTGAATAGCAACAGCTTGCTCGGAACTGATTTGAATGTTGGTTATGGTTCGATGAATTGGACTAACAACACTGGAATTGAAAATGCAAACAATGCACTTACTGGCAACTATGTGCCTAATCAAGGAGGCTTTTCTTCGGATCCTGCATTTGGTAGCTCCTTGGATCTAGGAGGATCTTCTTCGTCTTCTGGTAGATTTGGTACTAGCAACCAACCTCCTGTGTTGCCATTCACCGCTGGGAATAATAAGGGTGGTCTTCAAAATGATTTTGGTTTTAACCTTATAAATGATGTTGCTAGTACTTCTGATATTGAACATCTAGTCTTTGGCTCCACCAACTCTACAACTCCTTTCCAG CAGGAAGGTGCATTGAACATCAAGAGCCCGTATCAACCCGAATTAAACTCTACAGAATTTCTAAATGTTGATTTTTCTAACTCGTGCACTATTGCGAACAAATCTCTTTGGAATGGCCAATGCTCCCAACAG GTTGCCCAAAATGCCAATTTTGGCAGTGATGGAAATTCTACAAATGGGTATTTCTCAAGTTTTGATCAG ccCCAACGCAGTTCCAATGAAGCACCTATGGATTTAGAGCCTAACCACATGCATCAAGAAATAGGAACATTTGTTGAGAATCAG GAGTGGGGAGAGGGTCTCTTGAACATGGTACTTGGAAACAACACCCTTACTTAG
- the LOC136216638 gene encoding putative two-component response regulator ARR21 isoform X2 codes for MANNKGKAVAINEVESCASSVDKEGFGRKRVRDEQQGVVFLPAKKPKVVWTDLLHFRFLQAVIYLGLENAVPKKILQLMNVSGLTRGNVASHLQKYRMFLKMVANSSWLSHEALERKFKSSFATGYNSLLMKQNYPLFPRKPLSTFKQERKENFSIAKSFSNNPGLDASTNNYALQFRHGQSGLSSGYTNSQRPVFSDKSLFHQPNQSRCGIKMQPNNAKNGFPAPPKSLYQQQNDLVGSNFGNQYFHSGNYANSASANNMGLTTRTNFNPNSTYSGMRVNSNSLLGTDLNVGYGSMNWTNNTGIENANNALTGNYVPNQGGFSSDPAFGSSLDLGGSSSSSGRFGTSNQPPVLPFTAGNNKGGLQNDFGFNLINDVASTSDIEHLVFGSTNSTTPFQEGALNIKSPYQPELNSTEFLNVDFSNSCTIANKSLWNGQCSQQVAQNANFGSDGNSTNGYFSSFDQPQRSSNEAPMDLEPNHMHQEIGTFVENQEWGEGLLNMVLGNNTLT; via the exons ATGGCAAATAACAAAG GTAAAGCAGTGGCTATCAATGAAGTGGAGAGCTGTGCATCTTCTGTGGATAAAGAGGGTTTTGGAAGAAAAAGAGTAAGAGATGAACAACAGGGTGTTGTTTTCCTTCCAGCCAAGAAGCCCAAGGTGGTTTGGACTGATTTACTTCATTTTCGCTTCTTGCAAGCAGTAATCTATCTCGGGTTAGAAA ATGCTGTACCTAAAAAGATTCTTCAGTTAATGAATGTTTCAGGCTTGACCAGAGGAAATGTTGCTAGTCACTTACAG aaataCAGAATGTTTCTTAAGATGGTAGCAAACAGTTCATGGTTATCACATGAAGCGTTGGAAAGGAAATTTAAGTCATCATTTGCAACGGGCTATAATTCGTTGCTAATGAAACAAAATTACCCCCTATTCCCTAGAAAGCCATTGAGCACGTTCAAACAAGAACGTAAAGAAAATTTCTCGATTGCAAAAAGCTTCTCTAATAATCCTGGTCTTGATGCTTCTACTAACAATTATGCACTACAGTTCCGACATGGACAATCCGGTTTATCAAGTGGTTACACCAATTCTCAGCGTCCTGTGTTTAGCGACAAAAGCCTTTTTCACCAACCCAATCAATCAAG ATGCGGGATTAAAATGCAACCGAACAATGCTAAGAATGGCTTCCCAGCTCCTCCAAAGTCATTGTATCAGCAGCAGAATGACCTAGTTGGATCGAACTTTGGCAATCAATATTTCCATTCTGGAAATTATGCTAATTCAGCAAGTGCAAACAATATGGGATTAACTACCCGGACTAATTTCAATCCCAATAGTACTTATTCTGGAATGAGGGTGAATAGCAACAGCTTGCTCGGAACTGATTTGAATGTTGGTTATGGTTCGATGAATTGGACTAACAACACTGGAATTGAAAATGCAAACAATGCACTTACTGGCAACTATGTGCCTAATCAAGGAGGCTTTTCTTCGGATCCTGCATTTGGTAGCTCCTTGGATCTAGGAGGATCTTCTTCGTCTTCTGGTAGATTTGGTACTAGCAACCAACCTCCTGTGTTGCCATTCACCGCTGGGAATAATAAGGGTGGTCTTCAAAATGATTTTGGTTTTAACCTTATAAATGATGTTGCTAGTACTTCTGATATTGAACATCTAGTCTTTGGCTCCACCAACTCTACAACTCCTTTCCAG GAAGGTGCATTGAACATCAAGAGCCCGTATCAACCCGAATTAAACTCTACAGAATTTCTAAATGTTGATTTTTCTAACTCGTGCACTATTGCGAACAAATCTCTTTGGAATGGCCAATGCTCCCAACAG GTTGCCCAAAATGCCAATTTTGGCAGTGATGGAAATTCTACAAATGGGTATTTCTCAAGTTTTGATCAG ccCCAACGCAGTTCCAATGAAGCACCTATGGATTTAGAGCCTAACCACATGCATCAAGAAATAGGAACATTTGTTGAGAATCAG GAGTGGGGAGAGGGTCTCTTGAACATGGTACTTGGAAACAACACCCTTACTTAG